One window of the Clostridium sp. MB40-C1 genome contains the following:
- a CDS encoding dicarboxylate/amino acid:cation symporter: MENKKASIWKNYRFPIVLIGSIILGSIIGIVMGKKAVILKPFGDIFLNIMFTAVVPLVFVTITSAVGNMINMKRLGKILGSMLMVFVITGAIASIFIIITVKIFPPTAGMGFKLQPGKATEAVNLGQQIVKTLTVDDFTGLLSKANMLPLIIFSIIFGICVSLTADEDNRVAKGLDALSKVLMKFINIIMYYAPIGLGAYFASLIGEFGPELLGSYAKVIAIYYPLCVIYFIVAFAGYSYFAAGKKGVKVFFKNILPPTATSLATQSSIATLPVNLEATHRMGVPKDIREIILPIGATMHMDGTCLSSILKIAFLFGVFGKNFSGIGIYLTSIVVAVLGGVVMSGVPGGGLIGEMLIVNLFGFPPEAFPIIATIGFLVDPPATMINSTGDAVTSMMVTRILEGKNWLKN; encoded by the coding sequence AAAACAAAAAAGCAAGTATATGGAAAAATTATAGATTTCCTATTGTTTTGATTGGTTCAATTATACTAGGTAGTATTATAGGAATAGTTATGGGGAAAAAGGCAGTTATTTTAAAACCATTTGGGGACATTTTTTTAAACATTATGTTTACAGCTGTTGTACCATTGGTATTTGTTACAATCACCAGTGCAGTTGGTAATATGATAAATATGAAACGATTAGGAAAAATTTTAGGAAGCATGTTAATGGTATTTGTAATAACAGGAGCAATTGCTTCTATTTTTATTATTATAACAGTAAAAATTTTTCCTCCTACAGCAGGAATGGGTTTCAAACTGCAGCCAGGAAAAGCTACTGAAGCAGTGAATTTAGGACAACAAATTGTAAAAACATTAACGGTTGATGATTTTACTGGATTGTTGTCAAAAGCGAATATGCTTCCATTAATTATTTTCTCTATTATTTTTGGAATTTGTGTAAGCTTAACTGCTGATGAAGACAATAGAGTAGCTAAGGGATTGGATGCTCTTTCTAAAGTATTAATGAAATTTATTAATATAATAATGTACTATGCACCAATTGGATTAGGAGCTTATTTTGCATCATTAATTGGAGAATTTGGACCAGAATTATTAGGTTCATATGCAAAAGTAATAGCTATTTACTATCCATTATGTGTTATTTATTTTATTGTAGCTTTTGCGGGTTATTCGTATTTTGCAGCAGGCAAGAAAGGGGTAAAAGTTTTCTTTAAAAATATTTTACCTCCAACGGCTACATCACTTGCTACTCAGAGTTCTATTGCAACTCTTCCAGTAAATTTGGAAGCTACTCATAGAATGGGGGTACCTAAAGATATAAGAGAAATTATACTGCCAATTGGTGCTACTATGCATATGGATGGAACCTGTCTTTCTTCTATATTAAAAATTGCCTTCTTATTTGGGGTTTTTGGAAAGAATTTTTCAGGAATTGGTATATATTTAACTTCTATTGTAGTTGCAGTTTTAGGTGGTGTTGTTATGTCAGGTGTACCAGGTGGTGGATTAATTGGTGAAATGTTAATCGTTAACTTATTCGGATTTCCCCCAGAAGCATTTCCTATTATTGCTACGATTGGTTTCTTAGTAGATCCACCAGCAACAATGATAAATTCAACAGGTGATGCAGTAACTTCTATGATGGTAACTAGGATCTTGGAAGGAAAGAACTGGTTAAAAAATTAG
- a CDS encoding PocR ligand-binding domain-containing protein, translated as MLSGKNLKDIIDVEVLQNIQDRLAEITGLAYNIVDFKGNPINNYSNFSEFCKKMRSTKEGMKTCCDTNAHAGLEAAIRQKPYIFKCPAGLVDVATPIIVNNNYLGAVFFGQVRTNNDKLVPIKESGYNSITCKKNAELEKDYQNTLYVDYYKIEAISSLVDIIVNQLIEKSVLDLLQEELNFNNIKFMKEREERVKFENQLKTYELKLLQSQLNSHFVFNILNTITSLALIEDAPKTQEVVYSLSEIFRYSLKNTECEVVLEEELKNVIRYLKIQSIRFGKRINYKIDIDEKIKKVKIPSMLLQCFVENSIIHGLCPKKEGGTINIKGYFSENNVVITIKDDGIGISEDELFSILNEKYKKKFKGIGIYNANEILASYYGEEYRAEIKSEVNVGTIVRVKIPLT; from the coding sequence GTGTTAAGTGGTAAAAATTTAAAAGACATAATAGATGTAGAGGTATTACAAAATATACAAGACAGACTTGCTGAAATTACAGGACTTGCTTACAATATAGTGGATTTTAAAGGAAATCCTATAAATAATTATTCTAATTTTTCTGAGTTTTGCAAAAAAATGAGAAGTACTAAAGAAGGAATGAAAACATGTTGTGATACAAATGCACATGCTGGTTTAGAAGCTGCTATAAGGCAAAAACCATATATTTTCAAGTGTCCTGCTGGCCTAGTAGATGTTGCTACACCTATTATTGTTAATAATAATTATCTTGGAGCTGTTTTTTTTGGACAAGTTAGAACAAATAATGATAAGCTTGTACCAATAAAAGAGTCAGGCTATAATTCTATAACATGTAAAAAGAATGCAGAACTAGAAAAAGATTACCAGAATACTCTTTATGTTGATTATTATAAAATAGAGGCTATATCTTCTTTAGTGGATATTATAGTAAATCAATTAATTGAAAAATCTGTTTTAGATTTGCTGCAAGAAGAATTGAATTTTAATAATATTAAATTCATGAAAGAAAGAGAAGAGAGAGTTAAATTTGAAAATCAACTAAAAACTTATGAATTAAAATTACTACAATCACAACTAAATTCTCATTTTGTATTTAATATATTAAATACTATAACAAGTCTAGCATTAATTGAAGATGCACCAAAAACTCAAGAAGTTGTTTATTCTTTGTCAGAAATATTTAGATATAGTTTAAAAAATACTGAATGTGAAGTTGTTTTAGAAGAAGAATTGAAAAATGTTATTAGATATTTAAAAATTCAATCTATTAGATTTGGTAAGAGAATAAATTATAAGATAGATATAGATGAAAAGATAAAGAAAGTAAAGATTCCATCAATGCTTTTACAGTGTTTTGTAGAAAATTCCATAATACATGGATTATGCCCTAAAAAAGAAGGGGGCACAATTAACATTAAAGGATATTTTTCGGAAAATAATGTTGTTATTACAATTAAAGATGATGGAATAGGAATTTCTGAAGATGAATTGTTTTCCATACTAAATGAAAAATATAAAAAGAAATTTAAGGGAATAGGCATATATAATGCAAATGAAATATTAGCTAGCTATTATGGTGAGGAGTATAGAGCTGAAATAAAAAGTGAAGTTAACGTAGGGACTATAGTGAGAGTTAAAATTCCTCTAACTTAA
- a CDS encoding response regulator, whose product MCRIILADDEHLEIEALKIIIDKKVEMASVVGEAHNGEEVIQMNEVLNPDVIVMDIIMPGMNGLEVAELIKKKDKNKKIVLMSAYDDFEFVQRALRIKVDDYLLKPIRPEKIAKVLNRLIDSDNKNLFYTDELKRALNYIEKNFRENIMLKDVANYMKFSTTYLSKRFKKDMGTNFNKYLTQRRIEEAKKLLENTNISINDLAFDVGYNEPNYFCKVFKKLEGVTPLEYRCKRRKSSSI is encoded by the coding sequence ATGTGTAGAATAATACTTGCCGATGATGAACATTTAGAAATTGAGGCATTAAAAATAATTATAGACAAAAAAGTAGAAATGGCTAGTGTTGTTGGTGAAGCACATAATGGGGAGGAAGTTATTCAGATGAACGAGGTTCTAAATCCTGATGTTATTGTTATGGATATTATAATGCCTGGTATGAATGGACTTGAAGTAGCTGAGTTAATAAAGAAAAAAGATAAAAATAAGAAAATTGTTTTAATGAGTGCTTATGATGATTTTGAGTTTGTTCAAAGAGCTTTGAGAATAAAAGTTGATGACTATTTATTAAAACCTATTAGACCAGAAAAAATAGCAAAAGTACTAAATAGACTTATAGATAGTGATAATAAAAATTTATTTTATACAGATGAATTAAAACGTGCTCTAAATTATATAGAAAAAAATTTTAGAGAGAATATAATGTTGAAAGATGTAGCTAATTATATGAAGTTCAGTACCACTTATTTAAGTAAACGTTTCAAAAAGGATATGGGCACTAATTTTAACAAATACCTAACTCAAAGAAGGATAGAAGAAGCTAAGAAATTGTTAGAAAACACAAATATTAGTATAAATGATTTAGCATTTGATGTGGGGTATAATGAGCCTAATTATTTTTGCAAAGTATTTAAAAAACTAGAAGGTGTAACGCCTTTGGAGTACAGATGTAAAAGAAGGAAATCTTCTTCTATATAA
- a CDS encoding glycyl radical protein, whose product MNILEKGFSKPTQRVEKLKDQILSAVPCIEVDRAILLTESFKETENQPIIIRKAKALEKILNEIPITIREGELIVGSLTKNPRSSQVFPEFSNQWLVDEFDKLDKRTSDSFQISEETKLQLKEVFKYWKGKTVSELATSYMSEETINAMESKVFTVANYHFNGLGHISVDYKKVLEKGFKGIIDEVEEAINNADKNDPQYVKKRKFWDAVIITCRAAINYAKRHAQLARKLAEVTSDITRKNELLNISKICDNVPENPANTFYEACQSFWFVQAIISLESNGHAISPARFDQYMYPYFKKDIDSNRVTKQAIEEILHCLWIKFNDITKVRDETTTKAFSGYSMFQNLIVGGQTSEGKDATNELSYMCLDATGSLKLPQPSLSVRIWSKTPEEFLIRTCELARLGTGLPAYYNDEVIIPTLINQGLTLEDARDYAIVGCVEPQKPGKTDGWYDAAFFNLAKVLELSINNGKINGKQVGPETGELTYLTNIDELIEAYKKQTEYFVTHMVAADNCVDIAHSERAPLPFLSCMLDDCISKGKSIQEGGGHYRFSGPLGVGIANVGDSFMAIKKLVFDENKLTLDKLKEAIDTNFGEAETDRLRKRELEQIEQMLLHRSPKFGNDIDEVDEFTREGALIYCKEVEKHTNQRGGKFIPGLYPVSNNVHLGSLVGATPDGRKAFEPLADGVSPTRGADIKGPTAAANSVAKLEHFIAPSGTLFNQKFNPNCLQGDNGLKNLGSLIRSYFDQKGMHIQFNVVDKNILIDAQKHPEKYRDLIVRVAGYSAQFVCLDKGVQDDIIKRTEQNF is encoded by the coding sequence ATGAATATTTTAGAAAAAGGATTTAGTAAACCAACACAAAGAGTAGAAAAGTTAAAAGATCAGATACTTTCGGCAGTTCCTTGTATTGAGGTAGATAGGGCTATATTGTTAACCGAGTCATTCAAAGAAACAGAAAATCAACCTATTATTATTCGTAAAGCTAAAGCACTTGAAAAGATTTTAAATGAAATACCTATAACAATTAGAGAGGGGGAACTTATAGTAGGAAGTTTAACAAAAAATCCTAGATCATCACAGGTCTTCCCTGAATTTTCAAATCAATGGTTAGTAGATGAATTTGATAAACTTGATAAGAGAACATCAGACTCATTTCAAATTTCAGAAGAAACAAAGTTACAACTTAAAGAGGTATTTAAATATTGGAAAGGAAAAACTGTAAGTGAATTAGCTACATCTTATATGTCAGAGGAAACTATTAATGCAATGGAATCAAAGGTTTTTACAGTAGCAAACTACCATTTTAATGGATTAGGACATATTTCTGTAGATTATAAGAAAGTATTAGAAAAAGGTTTTAAGGGAATTATTGATGAAGTTGAAGAAGCTATTAATAATGCAGATAAAAATGATCCTCAATATGTGAAAAAGAGAAAGTTTTGGGATGCGGTAATTATTACTTGCAGAGCAGCAATAAATTATGCTAAGAGACATGCACAGTTAGCTAGAAAATTAGCGGAAGTTACATCAGATATTACAAGAAAAAATGAACTTTTAAATATTAGCAAAATATGTGATAATGTTCCAGAAAATCCTGCAAATACGTTTTATGAAGCATGTCAGTCTTTTTGGTTTGTACAAGCGATTATAAGTTTAGAATCTAATGGACATGCAATATCTCCAGCTCGTTTTGATCAATATATGTATCCATATTTTAAAAAAGATATAGATTCTAATAGAGTAACTAAACAAGCTATTGAAGAAATACTTCATTGTTTGTGGATAAAATTTAATGATATTACTAAAGTGCGTGATGAAACTACAACTAAAGCTTTTAGTGGGTATTCAATGTTTCAAAATTTAATTGTAGGGGGACAAACATCTGAAGGAAAAGATGCTACTAATGAATTGTCTTATATGTGCCTTGATGCTACAGGAAGTTTAAAATTACCACAGCCTTCACTTTCAGTTAGGATATGGAGTAAAACTCCAGAAGAATTTTTAATAAGAACTTGTGAATTAGCACGTTTGGGAACAGGTCTGCCAGCTTATTATAATGATGAAGTTATTATTCCTACATTAATTAATCAAGGATTAACATTAGAAGATGCTAGGGATTATGCTATTGTAGGATGTGTTGAACCTCAAAAGCCAGGAAAAACAGATGGATGGTATGATGCAGCATTTTTTAATTTAGCAAAAGTTTTAGAGTTAAGTATAAATAATGGTAAGATTAATGGAAAACAAGTTGGACCTGAAACGGGTGAACTTACATATTTAACCAATATAGATGAATTAATAGAGGCGTATAAAAAACAGACAGAGTATTTTGTAACACATATGGTTGCTGCGGATAATTGTGTTGATATTGCACATTCAGAAAGAGCGCCTCTTCCATTTTTATCATGTATGCTTGATGATTGTATTAGTAAAGGAAAATCAATACAAGAAGGTGGAGGTCATTATCGTTTTTCAGGACCTTTAGGAGTTGGAATTGCAAATGTAGGAGATTCATTTATGGCTATTAAAAAGCTAGTATTTGATGAGAATAAGCTTACTTTAGACAAGCTAAAAGAAGCTATTGACACAAACTTTGGTGAAGCTGAAACTGATAGATTAAGGAAAAGAGAATTAGAACAGATTGAACAAATGCTTCTTCATAGATCTCCTAAATTTGGAAATGATATAGATGAAGTTGATGAATTTACTCGTGAAGGGGCACTTATTTATTGCAAAGAAGTAGAAAAACATACAAACCAACGTGGGGGAAAATTTATACCAGGATTATACCCTGTTTCTAACAATGTACATTTAGGAAGTTTAGTAGGAGCAACTCCAGATGGAAGAAAAGCATTTGAACCATTAGCAGACGGGGTATCTCCTACTAGAGGAGCTGATATTAAGGGTCCAACCGCTGCAGCAAATTCTGTAGCAAAATTAGAGCATTTTATTGCACCAAGTGGAACGTTATTTAATCAAAAATTTAATCCAAATTGTTTACAGGGAGATAATGGATTGAAAAATTTAGGATCATTAATACGTAGTTATTTTGATCAAAAAGGTATGCATATACAATTTAATGTAGTTGATAAAAATATTCTTATAGATGCGCAAAAACATCCAGAAAAATATAGGGATTTAATAGTACGTGTTGCGGGATATAGTGCTCAATTTGTTTGTTTGGATAAAGGAGTTCAAGACGATATTATTAAAAGAACGGAACAAAATTTTTAA